A genomic stretch from Acetomicrobium sp. S15 = DSM 107314 includes:
- a CDS encoding D-Ala-D-Ala carboxypeptidase family metallohydrolase, translating to MPINDIRLSSHFKLKEFQCRCCGAVKIHPMLLEALERLRELWGNPIVITSGYRCADHNREVGGAKESRHTKGFAADVVCAASDQGHVSKLAREAGFDQVILYGVRNFIHLGVWPKG from the coding sequence ATGCCCATAAACGACATCCGCCTCTCTTCTCATTTTAAGCTCAAAGAGTTCCAATGTCGCTGCTGCGGGGCAGTTAAAATTCACCCGATGCTGTTGGAGGCGCTGGAGCGCCTGAGGGAACTTTGGGGCAATCCGATAGTTATAACGAGCGGTTACCGCTGCGCGGATCACAACCGAGAGGTGGGAGGTGCAAAGGAAAGCCGCCACACGAAGGGGTTTGCGGCAGATGTAGTCTGCGCCGCCTCTGATCAAGGGCATGTGAGCAAACTTGCGCGTGAAGCGGGCTTCGACCAGGTAATTCTCTACGGCGTCAGGAACTTTATACATTTGGGCGTCTGGCCTAAGGGTTGA
- a CDS encoding YvrJ family protein — MADFVSAALQSGFAVAVAGYLLVRMEKRLEELTAAIRDLQMTITSKGVF; from the coding sequence ATGGCAGATTTCGTATCCGCAGCCTTGCAAAGCGGCTTCGCCGTAGCGGTAGCCGGGTATCTCCTGGTGCGGATGGAAAAACGCTTAGAGGAGCTCACCGCGGCGATTCGCGACTTACAGATGACGATAACCAGCAAGGGGGTATTTTAG
- a CDS encoding sigma-70 family RNA polymerase sigma factor: MDEIDTLITQYRPLVESLAKRYAGRGAEAEDLAQEGYAALLTLIPKCRRRDALPLFLKKSLPRAIRDAARRLRRGAHSEVPIEADDLEDERALTYDSDAHLAALFLAESLIRDQKDRYLISLLTEGYSQKEAATILGMSQQAVSARLRRMRRGAFA; this comes from the coding sequence ATGGATGAAATCGACACGCTCATAACGCAGTACCGCCCCTTGGTAGAGTCGCTGGCAAAGCGATATGCCGGAAGGGGCGCCGAAGCTGAAGACCTCGCACAAGAAGGATACGCAGCGCTCCTAACGCTTATACCTAAGTGCCGCCGACGGGATGCTCTGCCGCTTTTCCTGAAGAAATCCCTGCCCAGGGCAATTCGCGACGCCGCAAGACGGCTCAGAAGAGGCGCGCACAGCGAAGTGCCTATAGAGGCAGACGACTTGGAAGACGAGCGAGCGCTGACGTACGACAGCGACGCGCATCTCGCCGCACTGTTCCTCGCAGAGAGCTTGATTCGCGACCAAAAAGACAGATATCTCATTTCGCTTTTGACGGAAGGCTATAGCCAAAAAGAGGCTGCGACCATCCTCGGAATGTCGCAGCAGGCAGTAAGCGCAAGGCTCCGCCGCATGAGGCGCGGAGCCTTCGCTTGA
- a CDS encoding DUF2922 family protein: MKTLRMIFNTADDDQWILSLRYPKDDVTATEVETAMQTIVDNDVFVSGPVSIAGAEIVDRTVTELL, encoded by the coding sequence GTGAAGACGCTGCGCATGATTTTCAACACGGCCGATGACGACCAGTGGATCCTCTCCCTCCGTTACCCCAAGGATGACGTCACCGCCACGGAGGTGGAGACCGCCATGCAGACCATAGTCGACAACGACGTTTTCGTCTCCGGGCCGGTCTCCATAGCCGGTGCCGAGATTGTGGACCGCACAGTGACCGAGCTTCTGTAG
- a CDS encoding DUF1659 domain-containing protein, whose amino-acid sequence MASYAPVSSRLSLRLQIGTYSLGRPQLRTLSLSGVDPSADANATYAVAQAIGGLLSYPVHEIQKVDTDIVS is encoded by the coding sequence ATGGCCAGTTACGCTCCCGTATCCAGTCGCCTTAGCCTTAGGCTCCAGATCGGAACCTACTCGCTCGGGCGGCCGCAGTTGCGAACGCTTTCGCTCTCCGGCGTGGATCCCTCGGCCGATGCCAACGCCACCTACGCAGTAGCTCAGGCGATCGGCGGACTCTTGTCTTATCCGGTCCACGAGATCCAGAAGGTCGACACCGACATCGTAAGTTAG
- a CDS encoding DUF362 domain-containing protein, with amino-acid sequence MAKAVVDRDTCIGCEACVGVCPVEAISIVEGKAQVDPDTCIECGACVSTCPVSAISQ; translated from the coding sequence ATGGCAAAGGCAGTAGTCGACAGGGACACGTGCATTGGATGTGAAGCATGTGTAGGTGTTTGCCCGGTTGAAGCGATATCGATAGTGGAGGGCAAGGCGCAGGTGGATCCCGATACGTGTATCGAGTGCGGCGCCTGCGTCTCCACCTGCCCGGTGAGCGCGATCTCCCAGTAG
- a CDS encoding NAD(P)H-dependent glycerol-3-phosphate dehydrogenase — MEGIALFGAGSWGTALADLLAKKGISVCLWSRNPEAARAINVTGHNMRYLREHRLHSGVYATSSLEEAAAFSKLWVSAVPTQAVRETLRLLRPLAGDDILLCNAAKGIEIETGLRISQIADEELPGLSYSVISGPSHAEEVIVEQPTAVVVASSKEEVASMWQEVFGCFYFRVYTSVDVTGVELGGAVKNVIAIASGIARSMGLGDNTLAALVCRGLAEIMRLGAKMGANPLTLAGLAGVGDLVVTCYSTHSRNLRLGMCVGEGMSLEEAQAELGQVAEGAYTVIPIVERGRAMGVDLPIAKAVRDILYGGITPKVAMEELLLREMKPELPPQMLWSQ, encoded by the coding sequence CGCGCAATCCCGAAGCTGCCAGGGCCATAAACGTCACGGGGCACAATATGCGCTATTTGAGGGAGCACCGCCTGCACAGCGGCGTCTATGCCACATCGAGTTTAGAAGAGGCCGCTGCCTTCTCTAAGTTGTGGGTGTCAGCCGTGCCCACCCAAGCGGTTCGCGAGACCTTGCGCCTGTTGCGTCCACTTGCGGGCGACGACATCTTGCTGTGCAACGCTGCAAAGGGGATCGAAATCGAAACTGGCCTCAGAATAAGCCAAATCGCCGACGAAGAGCTTCCCGGCCTTTCTTACAGCGTTATCTCCGGTCCGAGCCACGCAGAAGAAGTGATAGTAGAGCAACCCACCGCCGTAGTCGTAGCTTCGTCCAAAGAAGAAGTCGCTTCGATGTGGCAGGAGGTTTTCGGCTGTTTTTACTTCCGCGTGTATACGAGCGTTGATGTGACGGGCGTTGAACTCGGAGGCGCCGTCAAAAACGTCATCGCCATAGCTTCAGGCATAGCCAGGTCCATGGGCCTCGGCGACAACACCCTGGCCGCACTGGTCTGCAGGGGATTGGCGGAGATCATGAGGCTCGGGGCCAAGATGGGGGCCAACCCGCTCACGCTCGCCGGTCTGGCCGGCGTTGGGGACCTCGTGGTGACTTGTTATAGCACGCACTCGCGCAATTTGAGGCTCGGCATGTGCGTGGGCGAGGGGATGTCGCTCGAAGAAGCGCAGGCAGAACTGGGCCAGGTAGCCGAGGGAGCATATACGGTTATACCCATAGTCGAGCGAGGACGTGCCATGGGCGTAGACCTTCCAATAGCCAAGGCAGTCCGCGACATACTCTACGGAGGGATAACTCCTAAAGTGGCGATGGAGGAACTGTTGCTGCGCGAGATGAAGCCGGAACTCCCTCCTCAGATGCTGTGGTCGCAGTAG
- a CDS encoding CCA tRNA nucleotidyltransferase, whose amino-acid sequence MERISNTLAIVRGLEIEGYEAAIVGGAVRDLFLGRQQLSDVDVATSASLEAIRSLWGERVKVTRKGPPWTAVIPMDGFNVEVTPFLSETLEGDLKRRDFTVNALAMKADGRVIDVVDGVKDLSRRILRFNGEAAVRIREDPLRALRLARFAAVLPAFVVDEASLSAAHGWQDAMSQVPKERIGKEVLCAMQGDAVRFTAFLRELDLAKTLLPGLSAETESCLTYAHIATDRAEVKAACILECMARARIREVQGNAAFEGCLDHRVAKAADQIMSAWAWPRRLADHIAGLVKWQEVAHSGLSPWVFLRLLKSFGRTWLDDLFLLAWAEAMADGKDLSAWMRNRITAVYLEVNTPQPLVSGEDVMEVLGIEEGPEVGRILEAIEKAQAEGRICTREDAIRLASALYKNPSHQDG is encoded by the coding sequence ATGGAGCGCATATCGAATACCTTGGCAATCGTCCGGGGGCTGGAAATAGAGGGATACGAAGCGGCGATAGTGGGTGGGGCTGTCAGGGATCTCTTTCTCGGAAGGCAGCAATTATCGGATGTCGATGTGGCCACGAGTGCGAGCCTCGAGGCGATCCGATCCCTCTGGGGGGAACGGGTCAAAGTGACGAGGAAGGGACCTCCCTGGACGGCGGTAATCCCCATGGACGGCTTCAATGTAGAGGTTACCCCCTTTTTGAGTGAAACGCTCGAAGGGGATCTCAAGAGGCGGGATTTCACCGTCAACGCCCTGGCTATGAAGGCGGACGGCAGAGTCATAGATGTAGTAGATGGGGTAAAAGACCTGTCCAGGCGCATCCTTCGCTTCAATGGAGAGGCGGCTGTGCGTATTCGCGAAGACCCGTTGAGGGCGCTGCGCTTGGCCAGGTTCGCGGCCGTGCTTCCGGCGTTTGTCGTGGATGAGGCTTCGCTTTCAGCTGCACACGGCTGGCAGGATGCGATGTCGCAGGTGCCGAAGGAGCGCATCGGCAAGGAGGTACTCTGCGCGATGCAAGGCGACGCGGTGCGCTTTACGGCTTTCCTCAGAGAGCTCGACCTTGCGAAAACTCTGCTGCCTGGGCTGTCCGCCGAAACCGAATCGTGCCTGACATATGCTCACATTGCGACGGATAGGGCGGAGGTAAAGGCCGCCTGCATATTGGAGTGCATGGCGAGAGCGAGGATACGAGAGGTGCAAGGGAATGCGGCCTTTGAGGGGTGCCTCGACCATCGCGTTGCTAAGGCTGCCGACCAGATCATGAGTGCCTGGGCCTGGCCGCGTAGGTTGGCCGACCACATAGCTGGGCTCGTAAAATGGCAGGAGGTAGCGCATTCTGGCCTCTCACCCTGGGTCTTCTTGCGGCTCCTCAAAAGTTTCGGCCGGACCTGGCTTGACGATCTCTTCCTTTTGGCTTGGGCAGAGGCTATGGCCGATGGGAAAGACCTCTCTGCCTGGATGAGGAACAGGATAACTGCCGTTTATCTCGAAGTGAATACCCCCCAGCCGCTCGTTTCGGGGGAAGACGTAATGGAGGTCTTGGGCATAGAAGAAGGCCCCGAGGTGGGGAGGATCCTCGAGGCCATAGAAAAGGCTCAGGCGGAAGGAAGGATCTGCACCAGGGAGGATGCCATCCGCCTTGCCAGCGCGCTATATAAAAACCCATCACATCAGGATGGTTAG
- a CDS encoding NAD(P)H-quinone oxidoreductase yields the protein MKAIVLREYGGPEVLKAEDIPEPQVLCPYDVKVAVHATALNRADVLQRRGKYPQPGPKPQYEVPGLEFCGVVEEVGSQVLEWKVGDRVMGLLAGGGYAEYVVTHERMLMPVPRDLSFHEAAAIPEVFLTAYDALFFKGRMEVGDVVLIHAGGSGVGTAAIQLAKIGGASKIFVTAGSADKCERTVRLGADRAINYKEENFADVVLSETGGRGVDVTLDFIGKPYLDGNTKAAAMDGRIVQIAVMGGAKGEVDLGAFMSKRLTLVGTTLRARPIEQKIALTQRFRKEILPLFESGRLRPIVDTAFPLERAAEAHRYMEENRNFGKIILAVR from the coding sequence TTGAAAGCTATCGTTTTGAGGGAATATGGTGGGCCTGAGGTCTTAAAGGCGGAAGATATACCAGAACCTCAAGTCTTGTGCCCTTACGATGTGAAGGTGGCCGTGCACGCTACGGCCCTGAACAGGGCGGATGTGTTGCAGAGGCGCGGCAAATATCCGCAGCCTGGGCCCAAGCCTCAGTACGAAGTCCCAGGGCTCGAGTTTTGCGGAGTTGTGGAGGAGGTCGGATCGCAGGTCCTCGAATGGAAGGTCGGCGATCGCGTTATGGGGCTTCTCGCTGGTGGAGGCTACGCCGAGTACGTAGTGACTCACGAGCGCATGCTCATGCCTGTTCCACGGGATTTAAGCTTCCATGAGGCTGCAGCCATACCGGAGGTCTTTCTGACCGCTTATGACGCGCTCTTTTTCAAGGGCAGGATGGAAGTCGGCGATGTGGTTTTGATCCACGCCGGCGGAAGCGGCGTCGGCACTGCCGCTATTCAGCTCGCCAAGATAGGCGGCGCGAGCAAGATATTCGTCACGGCTGGAAGTGCGGATAAATGCGAAAGGACCGTAAGGCTCGGAGCGGATAGAGCCATCAACTACAAAGAAGAGAACTTCGCCGATGTGGTGCTCTCTGAAACGGGAGGGCGAGGGGTCGATGTGACCTTGGACTTCATAGGAAAACCCTACCTGGATGGCAACACAAAGGCCGCGGCTATGGATGGAAGGATAGTCCAGATCGCCGTCATGGGAGGCGCAAAGGGCGAGGTGGATTTAGGGGCCTTCATGAGCAAACGCCTTACGCTTGTCGGGACCACGCTTCGCGCCCGCCCGATAGAGCAAAAAATCGCCCTGACCCAGCGCTTCCGCAAGGAGATCCTGCCATTGTTCGAATCCGGCCGCTTGAGGCCTATCGTGGATACGGCTTTCCCGCTTGAGCGCGCGGCGGAGGCGCATCGCTACATGGAAGAGAACAGGAACTTCGGTAAGATCATATTGGCAGTTCGGTGA
- a CDS encoding cyclase family protein, with the protein MRVRMRGRLLGVVVVLLLTAYLAPVAAAAEPTLLEIYQVLQKKEFVDLTHSFAPGIPHWPGFPDERRETIYWYDEGVGSAGYGFFAHVYTHVGQWGTHCDPPAHFIKDLRTIDQISVKEMLLPLVVLDIHEKAAQNPDYVVTMNDVRAWENRNGPIPEGSFVALRTDWSKRWPDAAAMRNADKDGVAHYPGWSLEVLKYLCEERKITASGHETTDTDPGIATSKGDYSCETYILSQDRYQIELLANLDKVPEYGALVVVAFPKPAHGSGFPARVFAILP; encoded by the coding sequence ATGAGAGTTCGCATGAGAGGTCGTCTTCTTGGAGTGGTCGTGGTCCTGCTTTTGACCGCATATCTTGCGCCTGTGGCTGCGGCAGCGGAACCGACGCTTCTTGAGATTTATCAGGTGCTCCAGAAAAAAGAGTTTGTCGATCTCACCCACAGCTTTGCGCCAGGCATACCGCATTGGCCCGGTTTCCCGGACGAGAGGCGGGAGACCATATACTGGTACGACGAGGGCGTGGGCTCCGCAGGTTATGGTTTTTTCGCCCACGTTTACACGCATGTGGGGCAGTGGGGGACGCATTGCGACCCGCCGGCCCACTTCATTAAGGACCTTCGCACAATAGACCAGATAAGCGTTAAGGAGATGCTCCTTCCGCTCGTGGTCCTCGATATTCACGAGAAAGCTGCACAAAACCCCGATTACGTCGTCACGATGAATGACGTGAGGGCATGGGAGAACCGCAACGGCCCCATACCGGAGGGCTCTTTTGTGGCACTGCGGACTGATTGGTCCAAACGATGGCCGGACGCGGCAGCCATGCGCAACGCCGATAAGGATGGTGTGGCTCACTATCCCGGCTGGTCACTCGAAGTGCTGAAATACCTATGTGAGGAGAGGAAGATTACTGCCTCCGGTCACGAGACTACCGACACGGATCCCGGTATCGCCACGTCGAAGGGCGATTATTCCTGTGAGACCTACATCTTGTCCCAGGACCGCTATCAGATAGAACTGCTCGCTAACCTCGATAAAGTACCGGAGTACGGCGCGCTCGTGGTGGTGGCCTTCCCAAAGCCGGCTCACGGTTCTGGATTCCCGGCTAGGGTTTTTGCAATACTTCCTTGA
- the ilvD gene encoding dihydroxy-acid dehydratase has protein sequence MRSKEVLKKPEFSMQRAAYKSMGYSDDDLSRPIIGIANSWNTIVPGHFNLRLVSEFVKRGIYRGGGTAVEFGVIAACDGVAQGHDGMHYILPSRELIANDIEVMAQAHRLDGLVLLGSCDKIVPGMLMAAARLDIPAIIVPGGPMLGGIEFDERKADLTSVSEALGMMSAGKISEEEYYNLEDVACPGCGSCAFFGTANTMCSLAEAFGMTLPGGALTPATYAERLRIAQESGIAICELVKKNISARKIINKASLENAIRVCMATGGSTNAALHLPAIAYEAGLSLDVLEMFDSLSRTTPQIAKVNPASKWDMEAFYMAGGIPRVMENLGDLINRDALTCTGRTVAENLASYRYHYPEDKRVIRDLSDPFNATGGLAILHGNLAPDGAVCKPGAMDPSVWHFKGKAMVFDDEESADKAILDGKVGPGTVVVIRYEGPKGGPGMREMYNAMKYLYGRGLALSTALVTDGRFSGTNNGCFVGHISPEAAEGGPLAIVKDGDEITIDVEKRELTLHVSDEEIKRRLAQWKRPEPKVKTGYLALYSKLASSASKGAIFKF, from the coding sequence TTGAGGAGCAAGGAAGTGCTTAAAAAGCCGGAGTTTTCCATGCAGAGGGCTGCTTACAAGTCAATGGGATATTCAGATGACGACCTGTCGCGCCCCATAATAGGTATAGCCAATTCGTGGAACACGATCGTGCCAGGACATTTCAACCTGCGGTTGGTGAGCGAGTTCGTAAAGAGAGGGATATACAGAGGCGGCGGCACAGCTGTGGAGTTCGGCGTAATAGCCGCCTGCGACGGGGTGGCCCAGGGACACGACGGAATGCACTACATTCTCCCCTCCAGAGAGCTCATAGCAAATGACATCGAAGTCATGGCACAAGCCCACAGGCTCGACGGCTTAGTGCTTTTGGGTTCCTGCGATAAGATCGTTCCGGGCATGCTCATGGCGGCGGCCAGGCTCGACATACCGGCCATAATAGTCCCTGGCGGGCCGATGTTGGGTGGGATCGAGTTCGACGAGCGCAAGGCAGATCTCACATCAGTTTCTGAGGCGCTGGGCATGATGAGCGCCGGGAAGATAAGCGAGGAAGAGTACTACAATCTCGAGGATGTCGCCTGCCCCGGATGTGGTTCCTGCGCTTTCTTCGGAACGGCCAACACCATGTGTTCGCTCGCCGAGGCTTTCGGGATGACGCTTCCAGGCGGAGCGCTCACCCCAGCCACATACGCCGAGCGGTTGCGGATAGCTCAAGAAAGCGGCATCGCGATATGTGAACTCGTCAAGAAAAACATAAGCGCACGCAAGATCATAAACAAGGCCTCGCTGGAAAACGCCATAAGGGTATGCATGGCGACGGGCGGCTCCACAAACGCGGCCCTGCATCTACCTGCTATCGCCTATGAGGCTGGCCTGTCGCTCGATGTTTTGGAGATGTTCGATTCCCTGAGCCGCACAACGCCGCAGATAGCCAAGGTGAACCCGGCCTCCAAGTGGGACATGGAAGCCTTCTACATGGCGGGCGGCATACCGAGGGTCATGGAAAATTTGGGAGACCTCATCAACCGCGACGCCCTGACCTGCACCGGGCGCACGGTGGCAGAGAATTTAGCAAGTTACCGCTACCACTATCCGGAGGACAAGAGGGTCATAAGGGATCTATCTGATCCGTTCAACGCCACGGGCGGACTGGCCATTCTGCACGGCAATTTGGCGCCAGACGGAGCAGTATGCAAACCCGGCGCGATGGACCCGTCCGTGTGGCACTTCAAGGGCAAAGCCATGGTTTTCGACGACGAAGAGAGCGCCGACAAGGCGATCCTCGACGGCAAGGTGGGCCCTGGTACGGTGGTCGTCATACGATACGAAGGGCCAAAAGGAGGCCCCGGGATGAGAGAGATGTACAACGCCATGAAATACCTCTACGGGAGAGGACTCGCCCTTTCCACGGCGCTCGTCACGGACGGCAGATTCTCCGGCACGAACAACGGTTGCTTCGTCGGCCACATATCGCCCGAGGCCGCTGAAGGGGGTCCTTTGGCGATCGTCAAGGACGGAGACGAGATCACTATAGATGTAGAAAAGAGGGAGCTCACGCTCCATGTGAGCGACGAGGAGATCAAACGTAGGCTCGCCCAGTGGAAGCGCCCAGAGCCGAAGGTCAAGACCGGCTATCTGGCGCTATATTCCAAGCTAGCCTCATCGGCATCTAAGGGAGCAATATTCAAGTTCTAG